Proteins from a single region of Streptomyces sp. HUAS 15-9:
- a CDS encoding prephenate dehydrogenase: MRTALVIGTGLIGTSAALALTQRGVTVHLADYNPEQARTAAALGAGTDEAPEGRVDLAVVAAPPAHVSAVLADAMRRDVARGYLDVASVKGGPRRELESLGLDLSSYIGTHPMSGREKSGPLAASGDLFEGRPWVLTPTRDTDTEVLNLALELVSHCRAVPVVMDADAHDRAVALVSHMPHLVSSMVAARLEHAEETAVRLCGQGIRDVTRIAASDPRMWIDILSANPGPVADLLADVSADLDETVRALRALQSADEAKRQEGSSGIEDVLRRGNAGQVRVPGKHGSAPRIYETVAVLIDDQPGQLARIFADAGRAGVNIEDVRIEHATGQQAGLVQLMVEPKAAVALAAALRERGWAIRQ, encoded by the coding sequence GTGAGGACCGCTCTCGTCATCGGCACCGGCCTCATCGGTACGTCCGCCGCGCTCGCCCTGACCCAGCGGGGCGTCACCGTCCACCTCGCCGACTACAACCCTGAGCAGGCCCGCACGGCGGCCGCGCTGGGCGCCGGCACGGACGAGGCCCCGGAGGGCCGTGTCGACCTCGCCGTCGTCGCCGCCCCGCCCGCACATGTGTCCGCGGTCCTCGCCGACGCCATGCGCCGCGACGTGGCCCGCGGCTACCTCGACGTGGCCAGCGTCAAGGGCGGCCCGCGCCGCGAGCTGGAGTCGCTGGGCCTCGACCTGTCGTCGTACATCGGCACGCACCCCATGTCGGGCCGCGAGAAGTCCGGCCCGCTGGCCGCGAGCGGCGACCTCTTCGAGGGCCGCCCCTGGGTGCTGACGCCCACCCGCGACACCGACACCGAGGTGCTGAACCTCGCCCTGGAGCTGGTCTCGCACTGCCGGGCGGTGCCCGTCGTCATGGACGCCGACGCCCACGACCGCGCCGTCGCCCTGGTCTCCCACATGCCCCACCTGGTCTCCAGCATGGTCGCCGCGCGCCTGGAGCACGCCGAGGAGACGGCCGTACGGCTGTGCGGCCAGGGCATACGGGACGTGACCCGGATCGCCGCCTCCGACCCCCGGATGTGGATCGACATCCTCTCCGCGAACCCCGGCCCGGTCGCCGATCTGCTCGCCGACGTCTCCGCCGACCTCGACGAGACCGTCCGCGCCCTGCGCGCCCTGCAGTCGGCCGACGAGGCCAAGCGGCAGGAGGGCAGCTCCGGGATCGAGGACGTGCTGCGGCGGGGGAACGCGGGGCAGGTCCGGGTGCCCGGCAAGCACGGGTCCGCTCCGCGGATCTACGAGACGGTCGCCGTGCTCATCGACGACCAGCCCGGCCAGCTGGCCCGCATCTTCGCCGACGCGGGGCGGGCGGGCGTCAACATCGAGGACGTACGCATCGAGCACGCGACCGGGCAGCAGGCCGGTCTGGTGCAGCTGATGGTCGAGCCGAAGGCAGCCGTGGCGCTGGCCGCTGCGTTGCGGGAGCGGGGCTGGGCGATCCGGCAGTAG
- the aroH gene encoding chorismate mutase has translation MAVRAVRGAVQLERDEAGHMDEQVGALLTAVLERNGLSVDDLISIWFTATPDLHSDFPAAAARKLGIVDVPLICAQELDIEGAMPRVVRVLAHIESERPRADIAHVYLGAAAALRKDIAQ, from the coding sequence GTGGCGGTACGAGCGGTCCGGGGGGCCGTCCAGCTGGAACGGGACGAGGCCGGCCACATGGACGAGCAGGTCGGAGCTCTGCTCACCGCCGTCCTGGAGCGGAACGGGCTGAGCGTGGACGACCTGATCAGCATCTGGTTCACGGCCACTCCCGATCTGCACAGCGACTTCCCGGCGGCCGCCGCCCGCAAGCTCGGTATCGTCGACGTCCCGCTGATCTGCGCCCAGGAGCTGGACATCGAGGGCGCCATGCCCCGCGTGGTCCGCGTCCTCGCCCACATCGAGTCGGAGCGGCCCCGCGCCGACATCGCCCATGTCTACCTCGGCGCCGCGGCCGCCCTGCGCAAGGACATCGCCCAGTGA
- a CDS encoding DUF6529 family protein yields MTVDPNAATQGFPTPESRPHPARYLVPALVAAAVAVALGVYGKVHHPAGTAFNLAGFSSTGAVKSWLATTAVFFAVIQLVSALMMYGKLPGPGWTPVLHRWSGRVAFLVAVPVAVHCLYALGYQTYEPRVLWHSLLGCFFFGAFSAKMLLLRSERLPGWLLPVVGGLVFAVLTVIWLTSAFWFFRTFGVTT; encoded by the coding sequence ATGACCGTCGACCCGAACGCCGCCACCCAGGGCTTCCCCACGCCCGAGTCCCGCCCGCACCCGGCCCGCTATCTCGTCCCGGCGCTGGTGGCCGCCGCCGTCGCGGTCGCCCTCGGTGTGTACGGAAAGGTGCACCATCCGGCGGGGACCGCCTTCAATCTCGCCGGGTTCAGCAGTACGGGCGCCGTGAAGTCGTGGCTGGCGACCACCGCGGTCTTCTTCGCGGTGATCCAACTGGTCTCGGCGCTGATGATGTACGGAAAGCTGCCCGGGCCCGGCTGGACGCCGGTGCTGCACCGCTGGTCGGGCCGGGTGGCGTTCCTGGTGGCGGTACCGGTGGCGGTGCACTGTCTGTACGCGTTGGGCTATCAGACGTATGAACCGCGCGTTTTATGGCACTCCCTCCTGGGTTGCTTCTTCTTCGGTGCTTTCAGTGCCAAGATGCTGCTGCTCCGCTCGGAGCGACTTCCCGGCTGGCTGCTGCCGGTCGTCGGCGGACTGGTGTTCGCCGTTCTCACGGTCATCTGGCTGACGTCGGCCTTCTGGTTCTTCCGTACGTTCGGAGTGACGACATGA
- a CDS encoding Rieske (2Fe-2S) protein — translation MTHDSTRRTALATGAAALAAGCVGCGTYGESTNSGETKGSRGEESGKEESGPSAGAAAGQALAKTSEIPVGGGTIFREQKIVVTQPNQNEFKAFSAVCTHLGCTMARVVDRTIDCPCHGSKFDITDGSVAHGPATKPLPPENIRVDGGTIQLA, via the coding sequence ATGACGCACGACTCGACGCGGCGCACGGCCCTCGCGACCGGCGCGGCGGCGCTCGCGGCGGGTTGCGTGGGATGCGGCACATACGGCGAGAGCACGAACTCCGGCGAGACGAAGGGCTCCAGAGGTGAGGAGTCCGGGAAGGAGGAGTCCGGACCGTCCGCGGGGGCCGCCGCCGGGCAGGCGCTGGCGAAGACCAGTGAGATCCCGGTCGGCGGCGGCACGATCTTCAGGGAACAGAAGATCGTGGTCACCCAGCCGAACCAGAACGAGTTCAAGGCCTTCTCGGCCGTCTGCACCCATCTGGGCTGCACCATGGCCCGGGTCGTGGACCGCACGATCGACTGCCCCTGTCACGGCAGCAAGTTCGACATCACCGACGGCTCGGTGGCCCACGGCCCGGCGACCAAGCCGCTGCCGCCGGAGAACATCAGGGTCGACGGGGGGACGATCCAGCTGGCGTGA
- a CDS encoding nucleotidyltransferase domain-containing protein, with the protein MIDDLDLDLTPVIAEQPDPLLFATVSGAHLYGFPSQDSDLDLRGVHLLPAADLVGLREPAETRSRTWVHHGVELDLVTHDLRKFVRLMLRRNGYVLEQLLSPLVVHTTDAHRELAELAAGVLTSHHAHHYRGFAATQWRLFEKTGELKPLLYTFRVLLTGIHLMRSGQVQAHLPTLAAGPDAPACLPELIAAKAEREHGAAEVDHARVEAEVERLHAVLDEARSNSKLPDAPSAHDALHDFVVRVRLGVTPAGSSPRRP; encoded by the coding sequence ATGATCGACGATCTCGACCTGGACCTGACGCCCGTCATCGCCGAACAGCCGGACCCCCTGCTGTTCGCGACCGTCTCCGGCGCGCATCTGTACGGCTTCCCCTCGCAGGACTCCGACCTGGACCTGCGGGGCGTCCATCTGCTGCCCGCCGCCGATCTGGTGGGGCTGCGGGAGCCGGCCGAGACGAGGTCACGGACCTGGGTGCACCACGGCGTCGAGCTGGACCTCGTCACCCACGATCTGCGCAAGTTCGTACGGCTGATGCTGCGCCGCAACGGCTACGTCCTGGAGCAGCTGCTCTCACCCCTGGTCGTGCACACCACCGACGCGCACCGCGAGCTGGCCGAGCTCGCGGCCGGCGTCCTCACCAGCCATCACGCCCACCACTACCGGGGATTCGCGGCGACACAGTGGCGCCTGTTCGAGAAGACCGGTGAACTCAAGCCGCTGCTCTACACGTTCCGGGTACTGCTCACCGGCATCCACCTGATGCGCAGCGGACAGGTGCAGGCCCATCTGCCCACGCTCGCCGCGGGACCGGACGCGCCCGCCTGTCTGCCGGAGCTGATAGCGGCGAAGGCCGAGCGGGAGCACGGGGCCGCCGAGGTCGACCACGCGCGCGTGGAGGCCGAGGTGGAACGCCTGCACGCCGTGCTCGACGAGGCCCGGAGCAACTCGAAGCTCCCCGACGCGCCCAGCGCCCACGACGCCCTGCACGACTTCGTGGTGCGCGTCCGGCTCGGGGTCACGCCAGCTGGATCGTCCCCCCGTCGACCCTGA
- a CDS encoding ADP-ribosylglycohydrolase family protein: MTTTVNKRAATGSLLGLALGDALGFPTEFNDVPSILAKCGPWREMELPERAFVSDDTQMTLALGRGLRTAMDRGVLAPKRLERPVREEFVDWYQSPENNRAPGRTCLKACSLLKEEGRAWQDASQIGSKGCGANMRVAPIGLAPGLSDEQRAGAAQLQSALTHGHPTALAASDLTARAVRLLAHGTEPTGLIGLLRSYALDNRTRYHHTWLGDLWTRSQDPSPEHFISRGWDECLEILGRLQDAVRTASPEADPCLATGAGWIAEEALATGLLCFLLFVDEPVTSLRRAACSSGDSDSIACLTGAFAGAHHGTDAWPTAWADRIEYGGDLLTLGALWDA, from the coding sequence ATGACCACCACCGTGAACAAGCGCGCCGCCACCGGATCCCTGCTGGGCCTCGCCCTCGGGGACGCGCTCGGCTTCCCCACCGAGTTCAACGACGTCCCGTCGATCCTCGCCAAGTGCGGACCCTGGCGGGAGATGGAGCTGCCCGAGCGCGCCTTCGTCTCCGACGACACCCAGATGACGCTGGCGCTGGGCCGCGGGCTGCGCACGGCCATGGACCGCGGGGTGCTCGCGCCCAAGCGGCTGGAACGGCCGGTGCGCGAGGAGTTCGTGGACTGGTACCAGTCGCCGGAGAACAACCGGGCTCCCGGGCGCACCTGCCTGAAGGCGTGCAGCCTCCTCAAGGAGGAGGGGCGGGCCTGGCAGGACGCCAGCCAGATCGGCTCCAAGGGCTGCGGCGCCAACATGCGCGTCGCCCCGATCGGACTCGCCCCCGGCCTCAGCGACGAACAGCGCGCAGGCGCCGCCCAGTTGCAGTCCGCGCTGACCCACGGCCATCCGACGGCACTCGCCGCCTCCGACCTCACCGCCCGCGCCGTACGGCTGCTCGCCCACGGCACCGAGCCCACCGGCCTGATCGGACTGCTGCGCTCGTACGCCCTCGACAACCGCACCCGCTACCACCACACCTGGCTCGGCGATCTGTGGACCCGCTCGCAGGACCCCTCGCCCGAGCACTTCATCTCCCGTGGCTGGGACGAGTGCCTGGAGATCCTGGGCCGCCTCCAGGACGCCGTACGCACCGCCTCGCCCGAGGCCGACCCCTGTCTGGCCACGGGCGCGGGCTGGATCGCCGAAGAGGCCCTGGCGACCGGCCTGCTGTGCTTCCTGCTCTTCGTCGACGAACCGGTCACCTCCCTGCGCCGGGCCGCGTGCAGCTCCGGCGACTCCGACTCCATCGCCTGTCTGACCGGCGCCTTCGCGGGCGCCCACCATGGCACGGACGCCTGGCCGACCGCGTGGGCGGACCGGATCGAATACGGGGGAGACCTGCTCACCCTGGGGGCCCTCTGGGACGCTTAG
- a CDS encoding NUDIX hydrolase: MEGYDKYAHEPFAVTVDLAVLTLRANALHVLLVERGQEPFAGHWALPGGFVLPDESAETAARRELAEETGLSDVSGLHLEQLRTYSAPGRDPRMRVVSVAFAALLPHAPEPHGGGDAAQARWLPYDAAGPLAFDHDRILADAHDRVGAKLEYTCLATAFCPPEFTLGELQQVYETVWGTALDRPNFRRKVLATPGFVEPVPGAARLTGGRGKPAALYRAGTATALHPPLLRPSREGHPA, translated from the coding sequence GTGGAGGGCTACGACAAGTACGCCCACGAACCGTTCGCCGTCACCGTCGACCTCGCCGTCCTCACCCTGCGCGCGAACGCGTTGCACGTGCTGCTCGTCGAGCGCGGCCAGGAGCCCTTCGCCGGCCACTGGGCGCTGCCCGGTGGCTTCGTGCTGCCGGACGAGTCCGCCGAGACGGCCGCCCGGCGTGAACTCGCCGAGGAGACCGGCCTGTCGGACGTCTCCGGGCTGCACCTGGAACAGCTGCGCACCTACAGCGCGCCCGGCCGCGACCCCCGGATGCGGGTCGTGTCGGTCGCGTTCGCCGCGCTGCTGCCCCACGCGCCCGAGCCGCACGGCGGCGGCGACGCGGCCCAGGCGCGCTGGCTGCCGTACGACGCCGCCGGGCCGCTCGCCTTCGACCACGACCGGATCCTGGCCGATGCCCACGACCGCGTAGGCGCCAAGCTCGAGTACACCTGCCTCGCCACCGCCTTCTGCCCGCCCGAGTTCACCCTCGGCGAGCTCCAGCAGGTCTACGAGACGGTGTGGGGGACGGCGCTCGACCGCCCCAACTTCCGCCGCAAGGTGCTGGCCACACCGGGGTTCGTCGAGCCCGTGCCCGGGGCCGCGCGGCTGACCGGCGGCCGCGGCAAGCCGGCCGCCCTCTACCGCGCGGGCACCGCCACCGCCCTGCACCCACCCCTGCTCCGACCGTCCCGGGAAGGACACCCCGCATGA
- a CDS encoding pseudouridine synthase, whose amino-acid sequence MRSSGSGKSGGRGNYRGAGNNRDERQGQGRPRKPRPEERRYDVGPGATKDGPKAGRGGAARGGAKGGPKQSQQSGGRTAPGRSREYEARAEERNRERYAGKKDVKPPKTFPGAEQEGERLQKVLARAGYGSRRACEELIEQARVEVNGEIVLEQGRRVDPEKDEVKVDGLTVATQSYQFFSLNKPAGVVSTMEDPEGRQCLGDYVTNRETRLFHVGRLDTETEGVILLTNHGELAHRLTHPKYGVKKTYLAAIVGPIPRDLGKRLKDGIQLEDGYARADHFRVVEQTGKNYLVEVTLHEGRKHIVRRMLAEAGFPVEKLVRTAFGPITLGDQKSGWLRRLSNTEVGMLMKEVDL is encoded by the coding sequence ATGCGAAGCAGCGGCAGCGGCAAGAGCGGCGGGCGCGGGAACTACCGTGGTGCCGGCAACAACAGGGACGAGCGGCAGGGGCAGGGCCGTCCCCGAAAGCCCCGTCCCGAGGAGCGCCGCTACGACGTGGGCCCCGGCGCCACGAAGGACGGCCCCAAGGCGGGCCGCGGCGGCGCCGCACGTGGTGGTGCCAAGGGCGGGCCCAAGCAGTCCCAGCAGAGCGGCGGCCGTACGGCTCCGGGTCGCTCCCGCGAGTACGAGGCGCGGGCCGAGGAGCGCAACCGCGAGCGGTACGCGGGCAAGAAGGACGTCAAGCCGCCCAAGACCTTCCCGGGCGCCGAGCAGGAGGGCGAGCGGCTGCAGAAGGTCCTCGCGCGCGCGGGCTACGGCTCCCGGCGTGCCTGCGAGGAGCTCATCGAGCAGGCGCGCGTCGAGGTCAACGGCGAGATCGTCCTGGAGCAGGGCCGCCGTGTCGACCCGGAGAAGGACGAGGTCAAGGTCGACGGCCTGACGGTGGCGACCCAGTCGTACCAGTTCTTCTCGCTGAACAAGCCCGCCGGTGTCGTGTCGACGATGGAGGACCCCGAGGGGCGCCAGTGCCTCGGTGACTACGTCACCAACCGTGAGACGCGGCTCTTCCACGTCGGCCGGCTCGACACCGAGACCGAGGGCGTCATCCTGCTCACCAACCACGGCGAACTGGCCCACCGTCTGACCCACCCCAAGTACGGCGTCAAGAAGACCTATCTCGCCGCGATCGTGGGCCCGATCCCGCGTGACCTCGGCAAGCGCCTGAAGGACGGCATCCAGCTGGAGGACGGCTACGCGCGCGCGGACCACTTCCGGGTCGTCGAGCAGACCGGCAAGAACTACCTCGTGGAGGTGACGCTCCACGAGGGCCGCAAGCACATCGTGCGCCGCATGCTCGCCGAGGCCGGCTTCCCGGTCGAGAAGCTGGTGCGGACCGCCTTCGGCCCGATCACCCTGGGAGACCAGAAGTCGGGCTGGCTGCGGCGGCTGTCGAACACGGAGGTCGGCATGCTGATGAAGGAAGTCGACCTCTAG
- the scpB gene encoding SMC-Scp complex subunit ScpB: protein MSEEITDVPAGLRTVADLDLKPALEAVLMVVDEPATEEHLSKILQRPRRQIADALRELADEYTVQGRGFELRLIAGGWRFYTRPEYAAAVEGFVLDGQQARLTQAALETLAVVAYRQPVSRSRVSAVRGVNCDGVMRTLLQRGLVEEAGTEPETGAILYRTTNYFLERMGLRGLDELPELAPFLPEAEAIEAETQEGVPSFDPDAPDAPGGQDADD, encoded by the coding sequence GTGAGCGAGGAGATCACCGACGTACCGGCCGGTCTGCGCACCGTCGCCGACCTCGACCTCAAGCCCGCCCTGGAGGCGGTCCTCATGGTCGTGGACGAACCCGCGACCGAGGAGCACCTCTCGAAGATCCTCCAGCGGCCGAGGCGGCAGATCGCGGACGCGCTGCGCGAGCTGGCCGACGAGTACACCGTCCAGGGGCGGGGATTCGAGCTGCGGCTCATCGCAGGCGGCTGGCGTTTCTACACCCGCCCCGAGTACGCCGCCGCCGTCGAGGGCTTCGTCCTGGACGGCCAGCAGGCCCGGCTCACCCAGGCCGCGCTGGAGACCCTGGCAGTCGTCGCCTACCGCCAGCCGGTGAGCCGCAGCCGCGTCTCGGCCGTACGCGGAGTCAACTGCGACGGTGTGATGCGCACCCTCCTCCAGCGCGGTCTGGTCGAGGAGGCGGGCACGGAACCCGAAACAGGTGCGATCCTGTACAGGACGACGAACTACTTCCTGGAGCGGATGGGCCTGCGCGGTCTGGACGAGCTCCCGGAGCTCGCGCCCTTCCTCCCGGAGGCGGAGGCGATCGAGGCCGAGACCCAGGAGGGCGTACCGTCGTTCGACCCGGACGCGCCCGACGCGCCCGGCGGTCAGGACGCAGACGACTAA
- a CDS encoding segregation and condensation protein A — translation MTLGREPGLSRPEAVLPEAGESGPGVVLPGAGAVPQGLSGDSSGAVDGVFKVRLANFEGPFDLLLQLISKHKLDVTEVALSKVTDEFMAHIRAMGPDWDLDQTTEFLVVAATLLDLKAARLLPAAEVEDEADLALLEARDLLFARLLQYRAYKQIADIFNYRLDQEARRYPRTVGLEPHHAELLPEVVISIGPEGFAKLAVKAMQPRAKPQVYVDHIHAPLVSVQEQAGIVVARLREMGEASFRVLVEDTDDTLTVVARFLALLELYREKAVALDQETALGDLIVRWTGGDGDGTPMVTDEFDRAPEEPKEEKKA, via the coding sequence GTGACCCTTGGGCGCGAGCCGGGGCTCTCGCGGCCCGAGGCCGTCCTCCCTGAGGCCGGGGAGAGCGGGCCGGGCGTTGTCCTGCCCGGGGCGGGGGCTGTACCGCAGGGGTTGTCAGGTGACTCCTCCGGGGCCGTCGACGGTGTCTTCAAGGTGCGGCTTGCCAACTTCGAGGGGCCCTTTGACCTGCTTCTTCAGTTGATCTCGAAGCACAAGCTGGACGTCACCGAGGTCGCCCTGTCCAAGGTGACCGACGAGTTCATGGCGCACATCCGGGCGATGGGGCCGGACTGGGACCTGGATCAGACGACCGAGTTCCTCGTCGTCGCCGCCACGCTGCTCGACCTCAAGGCCGCCCGGCTGCTGCCCGCCGCCGAGGTCGAGGACGAGGCCGACCTGGCTCTGCTGGAGGCCCGGGACCTGCTGTTCGCGCGGCTGCTGCAGTACCGGGCGTACAAACAGATCGCCGATATCTTCAACTACCGCCTCGATCAGGAGGCCCGCCGCTACCCCCGTACCGTCGGCCTCGAACCGCACCACGCCGAGCTGCTGCCCGAGGTCGTCATCAGCATCGGCCCCGAGGGCTTCGCCAAGCTCGCGGTCAAGGCGATGCAGCCCAGGGCGAAGCCCCAGGTGTACGTCGACCACATCCACGCCCCGCTGGTCAGCGTGCAGGAGCAGGCCGGGATCGTCGTCGCGCGGCTGAGGGAAATGGGCGAGGCGAGTTTCCGGGTGCTCGTCGAGGACACCGACGACACCCTGACCGTCGTGGCCCGCTTCCTCGCCCTGCTGGAGCTGTACCGCGAGAAGGCCGTCGCGCTGGATCAGGAGACCGCCCTCGGGGACCTCATCGTGCGGTGGACCGGCGGGGACGGGGACGGGACGCCGATGGTCACCGACGAGTTCGACCGGGCGCCCGAGGAGCCCAAGGAGGAGAAGAAAGCGTGA